From Mycolicibacterium cosmeticum, a single genomic window includes:
- the metK gene encoding methionine adenosyltransferase, translating to MSTGRLFTSESVTEGHPDKICDAISDSILDSLLAADPKSRVAVETAVTTGQVHVIGEVTTSAKEAFADINDTVRKRILEIGYDSSDKGFDGETAGVNIGIGRQSPDIAQGVDTAHETRVEGAGDPLDLQGAGDQGLMFGYAIKDTPELMPLPIALAHRLARRLTEVRKNGVLDYLRPDGKTQVTVQYDGTTPVRLDTVVLSTQHAAGIDLDGTLTPDIREKVVNTVLADLNHETLDTSDFRLLVNPTGKFVLGGPMGDAGLTGRKIIVDTYGGWARHGGGAFSGKDPSKVDRSAAYAMRWVAKNVVAAGLAERVEVQVAYAIGKAAPVGLFVETFGSETVDPARIEKAITAVFDLRPGAIVRDLDLLRPIYAPTAAYGHFGRTDVDLPWERLDKVDDLKASV from the coding sequence GTGAGCACAGGTCGACTGTTTACCAGCGAGTCGGTCACCGAAGGACACCCCGACAAGATCTGTGACGCGATCAGCGATTCGATCCTCGACTCGCTGCTGGCCGCCGATCCCAAATCGCGTGTCGCAGTCGAGACCGCCGTCACCACCGGCCAGGTGCACGTCATCGGTGAGGTGACCACGTCGGCCAAGGAGGCGTTCGCCGACATCAACGACACCGTGCGCAAGCGCATCCTGGAGATCGGGTACGACTCCTCCGACAAGGGCTTCGACGGCGAGACCGCCGGTGTCAACATCGGCATCGGCCGTCAGTCACCCGATATCGCGCAGGGGGTCGACACCGCGCACGAGACCCGCGTCGAGGGTGCCGGCGATCCGCTGGACCTGCAGGGCGCCGGCGATCAGGGCCTGATGTTCGGCTACGCCATCAAGGACACGCCGGAACTGATGCCGCTGCCGATCGCGCTGGCCCACCGGCTGGCGCGCCGGCTCACCGAGGTGCGCAAGAACGGGGTGCTGGACTACCTGCGCCCCGACGGCAAGACCCAGGTCACCGTGCAGTACGACGGCACCACCCCGGTGCGGCTGGACACCGTCGTGCTGTCCACCCAGCACGCCGCCGGGATCGACCTGGACGGCACCCTCACCCCGGACATCCGGGAGAAGGTCGTCAACACGGTGCTGGCCGACCTCAACCACGAGACCCTGGACACCTCCGATTTCCGGCTGCTGGTCAACCCGACCGGCAAGTTCGTGCTCGGCGGCCCGATGGGCGACGCCGGCCTGACCGGCCGCAAGATCATCGTCGACACCTACGGCGGCTGGGCCCGGCACGGCGGCGGCGCGTTCTCCGGCAAGGATCCGTCGAAGGTGGACCGCTCGGCCGCGTACGCGATGCGCTGGGTGGCCAAGAACGTGGTGGCTGCCGGCCTGGCGGAACGGGTCGAGGTGCAGGTGGCCTACGCCATCGGCAAGGCCGCCCCGGTCGGCCTGTTCGTCGAGACGTTCGGTTCCGAGACGGTGGACCCGGCCCGGATCGAGAAGGCCATCACCGCGGTGTTCGACCTGCGGCCCGGCGCCATCGTCCGCGACCTGGACCTGCTGCGCCCGATCTATGCCCCGACCGCCGCGTACGGGCACTTCGGCCGCACCGATGTCGATCTGCCGTGGGAGCGGCTGGACAAGGTCGACGACCTGAAGGCTTCCGTTTAG
- a CDS encoding methionine ABC transporter ATP-binding protein — MSIHTEDLTKIYGSTRALDGVSISVGQGEILGVVGASGSGKSTLVRTIALLERPTSGRVVLDGQDLTALSEKELRGARRRLGNVFQSANLLDNRTVRANIEYPLEIAGWDRKKRWYRAQELIELVGLTGRGDDYPAQLSGGQRQRVGVARALAAQPSVILADEPTSALDPATTQEILGLLTDLRDELGVTILLITHDLAIVRQIADRVTVLSHGKVLAQGGLADVAGDPAAGLLPPLEAPPAPAGDELIVNVRAGADATASFISALSRELNTDVRILDGEVLRLGEQSVSQFQLGLTGVDHSATERCDAYVRWLQRHGLTVVAPAVGAPV; from the coding sequence GTGTCCATCCACACCGAAGACCTGACCAAGATCTACGGGTCGACCCGCGCGCTGGACGGCGTGTCGATCTCCGTCGGGCAGGGCGAGATCCTGGGCGTCGTGGGGGCCAGCGGCTCGGGCAAGAGCACCCTGGTGCGTACCATCGCCCTGCTGGAACGTCCCACCAGTGGCCGGGTGGTGCTGGACGGCCAGGATCTGACGGCGTTGTCGGAGAAGGAGTTACGTGGTGCCCGCCGGCGGCTGGGCAATGTGTTCCAGTCGGCCAACCTGCTCGACAATCGCACCGTTCGCGCCAATATCGAATATCCGCTGGAGATCGCCGGCTGGGACCGCAAGAAACGCTGGTACCGCGCGCAGGAATTGATCGAACTGGTGGGGCTGACCGGCCGCGGGGACGACTACCCGGCCCAGCTGTCCGGTGGCCAGCGCCAGCGGGTGGGCGTCGCCCGGGCGCTGGCGGCGCAACCATCGGTGATCCTGGCCGACGAGCCGACCAGTGCGCTGGATCCCGCCACCACCCAGGAGATCCTGGGTCTGCTGACCGATCTGCGTGACGAGCTCGGTGTCACCATCCTGCTGATCACCCATGACCTGGCGATCGTGCGGCAGATCGCCGACCGCGTCACCGTGCTGAGCCATGGCAAGGTGCTCGCCCAGGGCGGCCTGGCCGACGTGGCGGGCGATCCGGCCGCCGGCCTGTTGCCACCGCTGGAGGCCCCGCCGGCACCGGCCGGTGACGAGCTGATCGTCAACGTGCGCGCCGGCGCCGATGCGACCGCGTCCTTCATCAGCGCGCTGTCGCGCGAGCTGAACACCGATGTCCGCATCCTCGACGGCGAGGTGTTACGCCTTGGTGAGCAATCGGTTTCGCAGTTCCAGCTGGGCCTGACCGGAGTGGACCACTCGGCCACCGAACGCTGCGACGCCTACGTGCGGTGGCTGCAGCGGCACGGCCTGACCGTCGTCGCTCCGGCGGTCGGGGCGCCGGTATGA
- a CDS encoding methionine ABC transporter permease: MSGSLLFTTDAVPVALYQTLQLVFIPFVFVIAFGIPLGVVLYATAPGGLAPVRWLNTVLGAIVNVTRSLPFLVLVIALWPLGRLLVGSSLGTVAAMVPLTIGTIPFLARLVETSLREVDAGKIDAATVVGATRWQIITKTLLPEAISGIISALTVTVIALLGFSALAGVIGGGGLGDLAIRYGARSYDGPVLWATVLLLIVLAQIFQVVGDYFARRTDHRAPNSATEPRKVTS, encoded by the coding sequence ATGAGCGGATCACTGCTGTTCACCACCGACGCGGTTCCGGTGGCCCTGTACCAGACGCTGCAGTTGGTGTTCATCCCGTTCGTGTTCGTCATCGCGTTCGGCATCCCGCTGGGGGTGGTGCTGTACGCCACGGCGCCCGGCGGGCTGGCTCCGGTGCGTTGGCTCAACACCGTCCTGGGGGCCATCGTGAACGTCACCCGGTCGCTGCCGTTCCTGGTCCTGGTGATCGCGCTGTGGCCGTTGGGCCGGTTGCTGGTCGGCTCCAGCCTGGGCACCGTCGCGGCGATGGTGCCGCTGACCATCGGCACCATTCCGTTCCTGGCCCGGCTGGTGGAGACCTCGCTGCGCGAGGTGGACGCCGGCAAGATCGACGCCGCCACGGTGGTCGGCGCCACCCGGTGGCAGATCATCACCAAAACGCTGCTGCCCGAGGCGATCAGCGGCATCATCTCGGCTTTGACCGTCACCGTCATCGCATTGCTGGGCTTCTCGGCGCTGGCCGGCGTGATCGGCGGCGGCGGGCTGGGCGACCTGGCCATCCGCTACGGTGCACGGTCCTACGACGGCCCGGTGCTGTGGGCGACGGTGCTGCTGCTGATCGTGTTGGCGCAGATCTTCCAGGTGGTCGGCGACTATTTCGCGCGGCGCACCGACCACCGTGCCCCCAACTCCGCAACCGAACCACGAAAGGTAACCTCATGA
- a CDS encoding MetQ/NlpA family ABC transporter substrate-binding protein — MTTPDGPPKSRKPLYLSLGAVVIVVIAVAAFLTLRGSGDKHKLTVAATQVPHAEILEFIKNGPAKDAGLDFDIRVFDDYSLGNRWLAEGDIDANYFQHKPYLDEQVADFGYKLHAFPGVHIEPYAAFSQKFTSAEQLPDGASISITDDGSNQARALKLLASKGLVTLPAGGPVNVHTVGNPKNLRFVEAAPDLQAKAVPDVDLAILNGNYFLDAGYTLKDALIVESLQDNPYANFLVSRADNANNADIAKLDELLHSDKTREFIKQRWPGGDVSPAF, encoded by the coding sequence ATGACCACCCCGGATGGACCACCGAAATCCCGTAAGCCGCTGTATCTCTCGCTCGGCGCCGTGGTGATCGTCGTGATCGCCGTCGCCGCGTTCCTCACGCTGCGCGGCTCCGGTGACAAGCACAAGCTCACCGTCGCGGCCACCCAGGTGCCGCACGCCGAGATCTTGGAATTCATCAAGAACGGCCCCGCCAAGGATGCCGGCCTGGATTTCGACATCCGGGTGTTCGACGACTACTCGCTGGGCAACCGCTGGCTGGCGGAAGGCGATATCGACGCGAACTACTTCCAGCACAAACCCTATCTGGACGAGCAGGTCGCCGATTTCGGGTACAAGCTGCACGCCTTCCCCGGCGTGCACATCGAGCCGTACGCCGCGTTCTCGCAGAAGTTCACCTCCGCCGAACAGCTGCCCGACGGCGCCAGTATCAGCATCACCGATGACGGCTCCAACCAGGCCCGCGCGCTGAAACTGTTGGCTAGCAAGGGCTTGGTGACGCTGCCGGCCGGCGGACCGGTGAACGTGCACACCGTCGGCAACCCGAAGAACCTGCGGTTCGTGGAGGCTGCACCCGACCTGCAGGCCAAGGCCGTCCCCGACGTGGATCTGGCGATCCTCAACGGCAACTACTTCCTGGATGCGGGCTACACCCTCAAGGACGCGCTGATCGTCGAGTCGCTGCAGGACAATCCATACGCGAATTTCCTCGTCAGCCGGGCGGACAACGCGAACAACGCCGATATCGCCAAACTGGACGAGCTGCTGCACAGCGACAAGACCCGGGAGTTCATCAAGCAGCGCTGGCCCGGCGGGGACGTCTCACCGGCGTTCTGA
- a CDS encoding flavin-containing monooxygenase has translation MADPDVHTLIVGAGFSGIGAAIKLDQAGLSDHLIVEAGEQAGGTWYWNTYPGIAVDIPSFSYQFSFEQSPDWSRTYAHGHELKAYADHCVAKYGIGPRIRYGTEVTGAVFDDTEDVWRVETSTGPVTARHLINAAGVLNVPKLPDIDGVGDFAGTTVHTARWDHRVDLTGKRVAVIGTGASAVQLIPEIAPLVQQLTVFQRTPIWCFPKFDVPLPAPARWAMRLPGGSAVQRALSQAYVEVTFPLSAQYHGVFPLSKGAEALGRRYLRSEVPDPVLRDKLTPTYAVGCKRPAFHNTYLSTFSRDNVTLVTEPIAQIRPHGVATTDGAVHDADILVLATGFKVMDVDSGTFPVLGSGGQSLAEFWSTQRMQAYEGVSVPGFPNFFNVCGPYGYVGSSFFALIETQTHHIVRCLRRARSAGATRVEVRREANDRYFAEMMRKRHRQIFWQDSCSTANSYYFDRNGDVPLRPASTPEAYWRSRRFPLDDYEFGSERR, from the coding sequence ATGGCGGATCCGGATGTGCACACCCTGATCGTCGGTGCCGGCTTCTCCGGCATCGGCGCCGCCATCAAACTCGACCAGGCCGGCCTGTCGGACCACCTGATCGTGGAGGCGGGTGAGCAGGCCGGTGGCACCTGGTACTGGAACACCTATCCCGGTATCGCCGTGGACATTCCGTCGTTCTCCTACCAGTTCTCCTTCGAGCAGAGCCCCGACTGGTCCCGCACCTATGCGCACGGGCACGAGCTCAAGGCGTACGCCGACCATTGCGTGGCGAAGTACGGGATCGGCCCGAGGATCCGCTACGGCACCGAGGTGACGGGTGCGGTGTTCGACGACACCGAGGACGTGTGGCGCGTCGAGACCTCCACGGGACCAGTCACCGCCCGGCACCTGATCAACGCCGCAGGCGTCCTCAACGTCCCCAAGCTGCCCGATATCGACGGCGTCGGCGACTTCGCCGGCACCACCGTGCACACCGCACGCTGGGATCACCGCGTCGACCTGACCGGCAAGCGGGTGGCCGTCATCGGCACCGGCGCCTCCGCGGTCCAGCTGATCCCGGAAATCGCCCCGCTCGTCCAGCAGCTCACGGTCTTCCAGCGCACCCCGATCTGGTGCTTCCCCAAGTTCGACGTGCCGTTGCCCGCACCGGCCCGCTGGGCGATGCGCCTGCCCGGCGGCAGCGCGGTGCAGCGCGCCCTCAGCCAGGCCTATGTCGAGGTGACCTTCCCGCTGTCGGCGCAATATCACGGGGTGTTCCCGTTGTCCAAGGGTGCCGAGGCGCTGGGCCGCCGGTATCTGCGCAGCGAGGTGCCCGATCCGGTGTTGCGCGACAAGCTCACCCCGACGTACGCGGTGGGCTGCAAACGGCCGGCATTCCACAACACGTACCTGTCCACGTTCAGCCGGGACAACGTCACGCTGGTCACCGAACCCATCGCGCAGATCCGGCCGCACGGCGTCGCGACCACCGACGGTGCCGTCCACGACGCCGACATCCTGGTGCTGGCAACGGGTTTCAAGGTGATGGACGTCGACTCGGGCACCTTCCCCGTGCTCGGCTCCGGCGGACAATCACTGGCCGAGTTCTGGTCGACGCAGCGGATGCAGGCCTATGAGGGCGTCAGCGTGCCCGGCTTCCCGAACTTCTTCAACGTGTGCGGCCCGTACGGATATGTGGGCTCGTCGTTCTTCGCGTTGATCGAAACCCAGACCCACCACATCGTGCGCTGTTTGCGCCGGGCCCGCAGTGCCGGTGCGACCCGGGTCGAGGTTCGGCGGGAGGCCAACGACCGCTACTTCGCCGAGATGATGCGCAAGCGGCACCGCCAGATCTTCTGGCAGGACAGCTGTTCGACCGCCAACAGCTACTACTTCGACCGCAACGGTGACGTACCGCTGCGGCCGGCCAGCACCCCCGAGGCGTACTGGCGCAGCCGCCGCTTCCCGCTCGACGATTACGAATTCGGTTCAGAACGCCGGTGA
- a CDS encoding alpha/beta hydrolase has product MTTTRPDVDPILKALLDAVPMVFTKAEGVEVARERMRAVRPPAEMLPQLRIEERTVSYGELTDIPVRIYWPPVDRHDNLPVVVFYHGGGWAIGDLDTHDHVARAHAVGAEAIVVSVDYRLAPEHPFPAGVEDAWAALRWVGEHAAELGGDPARIAVAGDSAGGNLSAVMALRARDAGGPPLVFQLLWYPVAVGDRTAPSFLENPNAYILNDEVVEAFLEWYLPGMNLDDPAALPTDVAPANAASLQGLPPAFIGTAEHDPLRDDGGRYAELLSAAGVPVQRSNEPTMVHGYVSLALASPAATEATERGLAALRAALHP; this is encoded by the coding sequence ATGACCACCACCCGACCCGACGTCGACCCGATCCTCAAGGCGCTGCTGGACGCCGTGCCCATGGTGTTCACCAAGGCCGAAGGGGTGGAGGTGGCCAGGGAGCGGATGCGCGCGGTGCGCCCGCCGGCCGAGATGCTGCCGCAGTTGCGGATCGAGGAGCGCACCGTCTCCTACGGCGAACTCACCGACATCCCGGTGCGCATCTACTGGCCGCCGGTGGATCGGCACGACAATCTGCCCGTGGTGGTCTTCTACCACGGCGGGGGCTGGGCGATCGGCGATCTGGACACCCACGACCACGTGGCCCGTGCCCACGCCGTGGGCGCCGAGGCGATCGTGGTGTCGGTGGACTACCGGCTGGCGCCCGAGCACCCGTTCCCGGCCGGGGTCGAGGACGCCTGGGCGGCGCTGCGCTGGGTCGGCGAGCACGCCGCGGAGCTGGGCGGGGATCCGGCCCGGATCGCGGTGGCCGGCGATTCGGCCGGCGGCAACCTGTCGGCGGTGATGGCGTTGCGGGCCCGCGACGCCGGCGGGCCGCCGCTGGTGTTCCAGCTGCTGTGGTATCCGGTGGCCGTCGGTGACCGCACCGCCCCGTCGTTCCTGGAGAACCCGAACGCCTACATCCTCAACGACGAGGTGGTCGAGGCCTTCCTGGAGTGGTATCTGCCGGGGATGAACCTCGACGACCCGGCCGCGCTGCCCACCGATGTGGCACCGGCCAACGCGGCGTCGCTGCAGGGGTTGCCGCCGGCGTTCATCGGCACCGCCGAGCACGACCCGCTGCGCGACGACGGCGGCCGGTACGCCGAATTGCTCAGCGCGGCGGGCGTTCCGGTGCAGCGCAGCAACGAGCCCACGATGGTGCACGGTTACGTCAGCCTGGCACTGGCCTCCCCCGCCGCGACCGAGGCCACCGAGCGCGGGCTGGCCGCGTTACGGGCGGCCCTGCACCCCTAG